The proteins below come from a single Tachypleus tridentatus isolate NWPU-2018 chromosome 13, ASM421037v1, whole genome shotgun sequence genomic window:
- the LOC143239983 gene encoding adenylate kinase isoenzyme 5-like → MTSCEEVKSYLSKREIPQLFESMMVGLMFHRPDDHVQFLQQCLSKVRTGEVKRCYWNSFISSLHPQLRTLLPLSSCSQINSYEVSEQGISVPQMNKVSGKDATFGKAVISSANKVNNCSYYLHKETCCSREAMNFSVIFVLGVARSETEDLCREISDKQDTIIHVSAYSILKPQMTVEDFSNITVVPCCSVIDKLQNRLAACKENRVVLITGFPRNKGDILECESQTCLKSIICGAIFLDFEEEYLRNILQLDVDSGLLQAVDAELQRFEEHIFPVIEYYENKGTFVRINCTTQRYDNVSSLISAIKSLSSQEIQHKIDKSVMKNKTDLQNSSYSYVEKENLGSRHFGELTTPVIFVIGGPGSGKGTQCVKISEKYGFVHLSTGDLLRHEIKSGSSAGQIIETNIKNGELVSSELVLSLLEKTMEDHINLSTCKGFLLDGFPRENDQAKLFETTIAECSMVLYFEVSDETMMKRLMKRGETSGRVDDDEETIKKRIQYFHLKTEPLLEFYQEKTVKISVEGNPDDLFIEVEKVLDEFIINFEVKKIQKELFSDPIDISPLGREHHLVIFVIGGPGSGKGTQCALLARKYNLSHICIGDLLREEMCFGSPRAHYLEEKITGGQSIPHEIVHHILKETMLYRLSFTKGFVLDGFPRDINQAKMFESEVLEGSIIIYFKVSEETMKTRLRKKAKESGRTYENEAIEKNIESFQKQISSILDYFGNKVRIVSAETAPEMVFSELCKVFDEIVNLDSSIHN, encoded by the coding sequence atgacttCATGTGAAGAAGTTAAATCATATTTATCTAAACGAGAAATTCCGCAGCTTTTTGAGAGCATGATGGTTGGACTTATGTTTCACAGACCTGATGATCATGTACAATTTTTGCAGCAATGTTTGTCAAAAGTTAGAACTGGTGAGGTAAAGAGGTGCTATTGGAATTCATTTATTTCTAGCCTACATCCCCAACTAAGGACGTTGTTACCATTATCTTCATGTAGTCAAATTAATTCGTATGAGGTTTCTGAACAAGGCATTTCCGTTCCTCAAATGAACAAGGTTTCCGGGAAGGATGCAACATTTGGTAAAGCAGTCATTTCTTCTgctaataaagtaaataattgtaGTTATTACTTACATAAAGAAACATGCTGTTCAAGAGAAGCAATGAATTTTTCAGTGATTTTTGTTTTAGGAGTTGCTCGTTCCGAAACAGAAGATCTCTGTCGGGAAATATCTGACAAGCAAGATACCATCATACATGTTTCAGCGTATTCAATACTTAAGCCTCAAATGACCGTGGaagatttttcaaatattaccGTGGTTCCTTGTTGTTCTGTTATAGATAAACTTCAAAACAGATTAGCTGCTTGTAAGGAAAACAGAGTGGTCCTTATTACAGGTTTTCCACGGAACAAGGGTGATATTTTAGAATGTGAGTCACAAACATGTCTAAAAAGTATAATTTGTGGTGCTATCTTTTTAGATTTTGAAGAAGAATATTTACGAAATATTCTTCAACTTGATGTTGATTCCGGTCTTCTTCAAGCTGTTGATGCTGAGTTACAAAGATTTGAAGAACATATTTTTCCTGTTATAGAATATTATGAAAACAAAGGCACATTCGTAAGAATAAACTGTACTACTCAACGTTATGATAACGTTAGCAGTTTGATTTCAGCCATTAAAAGTCTCAGCTCCCAAGAAATTCAGCACAAGATTGATAAGagtgtaatgaaaaacaaaactgacttACAAAATTCATCTTATTCTTATGTTGAAAAAGAGAATCTTGGTTCTAGACATTTTGGAGAGCTCACAACGCCAGTCATTTTTGTGATCGGTGGCCCAGGTTCTGGAAAAGGAACACAATGtgttaaaatatctgaaaaatacgGTTTTGTTCACTTATCTACTGGAGACTTATTACGCCATGAAATAAAGTCAGGCTCATCAGCAGgtcagattatagaaacaaatattaaaaatggagAATTGGTGTCATCAGAACTTGTTTTGAGTCTTCTTGAAAAAACTATGGAGGATCATATTAATCTGTCAACATGCAAAGGTTTTTTATTGGATGGTTTTCCTCGTGAAAATGACCAGGCAAAGTTATTTGAAACCACTATTGCCGAGTGTAGTATGGTACTATACTTTGAAGTTTCAGACGAGACAATGATGAAGAGATTGATGAAACGCGGTGAAACAAGTGGAAGAGTGGATGACGATGAAGAGACAATAAAAAAACGAATACAATACTTTCATTTGAAAACAGAACCGCTCCTTGAATTTTATCaagaaaaaactgtaaaaatatcagTTGAAGGAAATCCCGATGATTTATTTATTGAGGTTGAGAAAGTATTGGAcgaatttattattaattttgaagtgaaaaaaattcaaaaggaaTTGTTTTCTGATCCAATTGATATTTCTCCTTTGGGTAGGGAACACCATCTTGTAATTTTTGTCATCGGTGGTCCAGGATCAGGAAAAGGAACCCAGTGTGCACTTTTAGCCAGAAAGTATAACTTGAGTCACATTTGTATTGGTGACCTCTTGAGAGAAGAAATGTGCTTTGGATCACCAAGAGCACACTATTTGGAAGAGAAAATCACAGGAGGACAAAGTATACCTCATGAAATTGTGCATCATATTTTGAAAGAAACTATGTTATATCGACTTTCTTTTACCAAGGGATTTGTCCTTGACGGATTTCCAAGGGATATTAATCAAGCAAAGATGTTCGAATCTGAAGTTCTTGAAGgttccataattatttatttcaaagtttctgaagaaacaatgaaaacaagATTAAGAAAAAAAGCGAAAGAAAGTGGAAGAACATACGAAAACGAagcaattgaaaaaaatatagaaagttTCCAAAAACAAATTTCATCTATTCTTGACTATTTTGGGAACAAGGTAAGAATTGTATCAGCAGAAACCGCTCCAGAGATGGTATTTTCTGAATTGTGTAAAGTGTTTGATGAAATAGTAAATCTCGACAGCTCTATACATAATTAA